The genomic region CGCGCGCGCGGGCCTCGAGCGCCTTGCCGACGAGCACGAGCGTGACGATCGAGGCCGACGCTTCGAAATACGTATGCGCGGTCCCTGGCGGAAAGACCGACGGGAACACGAGGACCGCGGCCGAGTAGAAGAACGCCGCCGAGCTGCCGAGCGCCACGAGGGTGCTCATGCCGAGCGCGCGGTGCCGCACCTCGGCGACCGCCTGGCGGTAGAACCTGCGACCCGCGAAGACCTGCACGGGCGCGGCGACGAGGAGGCCGCCCCAACCCATGAGGAAGTGCATCACCGGCGCCAACCGATCGTGGAGCGCGGGGACGGCCATGGGGAGCATGGTGAGCGCCACGAGCGGCGTGGAGAGGCCTAGGGCGAGCCACGTGTCGGCGTCGAGTCTGCGCTCCTTCGGAGGCTCCGCGGCGTCTCGCCGGGTCTCGTGGGCCTCGTAGCCGGCGTCGCGGACGGCCTCCGCGAGGGCCTCCGCCGCCACCCCCTCGCGCGCCTCGATGGTCGCCGACTCGGTGGCGAGGTTCACGGCGACCTGGCTCACGCCGTCGATCGCGGCGATCGCGCGTTCGACGCGCCCGACGCAGCTCGCGCAGGTCATGCCCTCGATCCCGAGGGAGACGGTCTTGGTCTTGCCCGGGCGCCCGTGGCTCGCGGTCACCATGGACGTACGGGTAGTCTCCATGGGCGCGCCGGGCAACATGGCTTGTCACCGGAGGACGCTGTCACTCCGCCCACCACGCCAAGACCGGCGCGCTGCGCGCCGCGCGGGCGCCAGGACTGGCCGCCGGTGCGCGGCGTCGTGCACCACGGCGGCGCCGGCACCACCGCCGCGGCGTTCCGCGCGGGTGTGCCGCAGACCATCGCCTGGCACCTCGGCGACCAGCCGGTGTGGGGAAAGCGGGTCGCCGATCTCGGCGTGGGCCTCACGCCCTGCGCCCATCGGGAGCTCGACGCCCGGTGGCTCCACGCGCCGGTCGATCGCATGCTCCGCGATCGCGTGATGCAAGGACGCGCGCGCTCGGCCGGGGGGTGCGGGCGGAGGACGGCCTGGGCCATGCGGTCGCGGCGATCGAGCGGGCGATGCTCGCCGCGCGCCGAACCTCGGAGAAGACCGCGACGCGGCTCGAAGGGGCCTCAGCCGGGGCGTGACGCGCTCCCGCGAAAGTACTCGCGCTTCACCGCGCAGTACGCCGCGAAGCCCCACCAGCAGACGACCACCAGGAACACGGTGAGGGTGCCGACCTCGAGGATCGCGTCCGCCGGCAGGAGCGAGGTGACCTCTTCGTGCCCTTCGAGGGCGTGCGCGAGCTCGGCCTTGCGCGCGGGGGTGTCGAACGCGAAGAGCGCGCGCTCGAGCGTGTAGAGCGCGGTGCCGCCGAGCACCGCGTAGAGCCCCCACGGCCGCGGCCGGAGGAGGGCCACGCCCATGGCCACGAAGACGCCGACGTAGGCCAGGTGGTAGACGACCGCGAAGCCCCCGCCGCGCAGCGCGCCGAAGAGCGGCACCGTCGACGTGATCGAGACGAGCTCGAACGCGGCCGAGACGAGGAAGAGCGCGCCGGACGACTTCATCGTGAAGTTCGCCATTCCCGCGTTGACTGGCTTCGGCGCCGCGGCGTTGGGGTGCCGCGCGTGCGGAGAGCGCCACGCCGAGCCGTCGCCCGCGGCCTCTTTTACGGCGCCGCAGAAGCGGCAGAGGATGGCCGCGTCTTGGATCTCTTCGGCGCAGTAGGGGCACCTCATGGCCGGTCCCTTGGTCGCGTGCGGGAGCGCGAGGCTGGTTCATGGATGGGGCCTCTCGTGCGGCGCGCAGACTACACCGCCCCGTCGGCGACGCCCGCGACCGAAAGCCTCACGCGAGCATCGTTATTCCGTGGCGTGGGTCCTTGGTGCCGATCTCGAGCGCCGCCGCGCGCGTGATGACGTCGAGCGGTGGCCGCCCGCGCACGGCGAGCCGCACGCGGGCCCGGGCGATCTTCGAGTTGAGGCAATACGTGGTGTCGCCCACGGGGTTCTCGTAGGCGAGCCCCACGAAGTCGGCTGTGTCGGCCCACACCTCCCCGGACACCTGCGCGAGGTCGTTGTGGGCCTCGAACTCCCACCGGCGTTCGCCGATCGCCCCTCGCGCACGGAGCAGCGTGAGCGCGCCGTTCAGGTCATACCGAACGCCGCGGTGACGCACGCACACCACGGTGAGCGGCGGCGCGAGCAGCGGGCCCACCTTGACGCGGCCCGTGACGCCCTCGAGCACGAGGTCCTCCTCGTTGTCCCACTGGTTGGCGTGGCACCACGCGTAGAGCTCGGCGTGCTTCGTGCCCCAGTTGTGGCCTTGCATGCCGCGCCAGCCGTCGACCGCGACCTCCACGCCGTCCACCGAGTAGCGGCCTTCGAAGCGGGAGTCGGGGTGAGGCGACACGAGCTTCGAGCTCGGCAGCGGTCCAGTGTACATGCGTGGGCTAGGGAAGGGGACGAGGGCGGGGGCTCCCGGCTCGAAGCGGAGGTCGAACGCGATGGGCACGCGTGACCCCGTGAGCGCCGAGCCCCGGACCGAGCCCCGGAGCCGCCCCTCGTCGACGACGAGGTCGGCCACTCGGATGGCCAGCCGGTCGCGCGAGAAGCTCGCCCTCGCGAGCGGGACGGTCTCCTTCGCGGCCACGTGCCCGCCCTCGCGATCGAACGCGATGGCCCACGCCTCGGCCACCGGGAGGCGGCCTCGGCCCGCCCGCTCGAGCAGCGTGGCCTTGAGCCAAAGCGCGCGCCGCCCCTCGGGATCGTTCAGCTTGAAAAAGTAGCTTTCGACGTGGGGGCGCTGCGTGTGGCTGGTGCCGGAGGCGCCGGCGTGGCGGACGCCGTTCCATGGAGGCAGGGAACTTTGGGCTTGCATCTTCGTTCTGAATTTACAGAATGCACGAAACGAATCAACCCCAGCGAGAAGGTTTCCCCCATGGCGATGCCGAGCGACACGCTCGCGGGCCCGATCTCCGCGAGCGCCGCGGGCGCTCCTCCCGCTCCCCCCGCCCCCGGCGTCTCCGCCAGCTCCCGCGCCGAGGTGCTCACGCCGGCCGAACGTCGCGTCGCCCTCGCGCTCGCGGAGGCCGCGCTGCCCAGCCTCGCGAGCCTCGGCGGGCGCATGCCGGGTGGAAGCGAAGCGACCGTGGCCAGGCTCGACGCGCTCCTGTCGAAGCTCGGGGAGCCGGCCGCCCGCGCCGCCCGCGCGGGCCTCTGGGCGGCCGAGCTGTGGTCCGTACCGCGCCACGGCGGCCGGCTCTCCGCGCTGCCGCTCGACCGCCGCATTCGTGCGGTCGAGGCCTGGGGCGAGAGCCCTTCGCGCCACGAGCGTTGGGCGCTGCGCGCCCTCCTCACGCTGGTGAAGTCGGCCCACTTCGACCACCCCGAGACCTACGCCCACGTGGGCTGCGCGTATGCCCCGTCCGGCCCCAAGGTCGTCGAGCGCGCGGCGTGGCGCTCCCAAGTCACCGACGGTGCCGCCGTCACCGAAGACCTCGAGCTCGCCTGCGAGGTGGTGGTGATCGGCACCGGCGCCGGCGGCGCCGCAGCGGCCTACGAGCTGGCGCGGCGGGGGCGCGCCGTGCTGCTCTTGGAAGACGGTGCATTCACCACGCGTGCCGACTTCGACGGCCGGCCGACCACCGCGTACAAAAACATGTACCTCGGCCTCGGCTCCACGGTGGCGTTCGGCAACGTCGCGGCGCCGGTCATGGCGGGGCGCGGCGTCGGGGGGAGCACGACGGTGAACTCGGGCACGTGCTACCGCGCGCCCGACGCGACGCTGGCGCGCTGGGGCGAGGAGCACGGCCTCACCATGCTCGCGGCCGAGCACCTCTCCCCCTACTACGAGCGCGTCGAGTCCATGCTCCAGGTGGAGGTCGCGCCGCGCGCGTATCTTGGGGGCTCCGCGAGGGTCATCGCGCGGGGCGCCGAGCGTTTGGGGCTCGCGCACGGACCGCTCATGCGCAACGCGCCCGGGTGCGACGGGCAGGGCCTCTGCTGCTTCGGGTGCCCCACCGGCGCGAAGCGCTCCACCGACGTGAGCTACGTGCCGGAGGCGCTGAAGCGAGGCGCGGAGCTCGTCACCGGCGCGCGCGTTCAGCGCGTGAACGTCCGAGACGGGCGCGCCCGCGGCGTCACGGCCCGGCTGGCCTCTGGGCGCACGCTCGAGGTGCGAGCCGAGGCGGTCATCGTCGCGGCGGGGACGCTGCAGACCCCGATGCTCCTCGCCGACAGCGGGCTGTGCGGCCGCTCCGGCATGCTCGGCAAGAACCTCTCGATTCACCCCGCCACCAAGGTGATGGCGCTCTTCGACGAGACCATCGACATGTCCCGTGGCATTCCGCAGAGCTACGCTATCGACCAGTACGCGGACGAAGGGCTCATGTTCGAGGGCGCCTCGGCCCCGCTCGACGTCGCGGCCATCGCCATGCCGTGGGTCGGTCGGCGCTTCATGGAGGTGGTCGAGCGCTACGCGAACCTCGCGAGCTTCGGCCTGATGATCCAGGACACGAGCCGCGGGCAGGTGCGGCGTGGGCCGGGAGGCTCTCCGCTCATCACGTACGACCTGAACGAGCATGACCTCCGCCGCATGCAGCGCGGGATCGAAGTGCTGAGCGACGTGTTCCTCCGCGCGGGGGCCGAGCGCGTGCTCCCGATGGCCCATGGCTGCGAGGAGATCCGCAGCCAGGCCGATCTCGACAGGCTGCGCCGCATGCGCCTCCGCGCGGGCGACTTCGAGGTCACCGCGTACCACCCGCTCGGCACTTGCCGCATGGGCACCGATCCGCGCCGCTCGTGCGTGGGACCCGACAACGAGGCGCACGACGTCTCCGGGCTCTTCGTGACCGACGGGAGCGCCGTGCCGTCCAGCCTCGGGCGGAACCCTCAGATGACCATCATGGCGCTCGCCCTCCGCGCGGCCGAGCAGCTGGACGGCCGCCTCGATCGCCTCGGCCCCGTGTCGCCCTCGCGGGCCGCCGGTGAAGCAGGCCGGGTGCTCGCCTTCGAGGAGACCATGGCGGGCACGTTCCAGCGCGTCGGTGAGGCGACGCGCCGACCCATCTCGTTCTCGCTCCGCGCGCGCTCGGGCCCGCTCACGGAGCTCGCGCGCACGACCCGGGTCGCGATCGACGGCGAGGTCCTCGCCGAGGGCTACGGCGCGCGGTGTCCGCTCGAGGGCACGCTCGAGCTCGACCTGCTCGGCGCAGGCGAGCTGCGCTACGACTTCACGTTCGTCGCCAACGACGGGGAGCGCGCGCGTTTCCTGGGGAAGAAGACGGTCCGCGTCGCGGCGCTCGCCCACACGATGACCCACCTGCCCGCCGTGCTGCAGGACGCGCGGGGCGTCACGGTCGCCACGTGCGAGGTCGTGTTCGACCTGCGGCGCGACCTCGCGGCGTTCCTCCGCACGTTCAGGCTCACCGCCGCCTGATCACCCGCACTTCCCGGCGGCGTCGACGCCCGCGCAGTCGGCGGCGGCCTTCACGGCGGTGACGCACGCGTCGACCTTCGCGGGATCGGCGCCGTTGTCCTTGATGCTCTGGGCGCTGTTCTGCTTGCAGGGGTCGAACGAGTTGGTCTCGCACTTGGCGACCTCGCTCGCGGGGAAGCAGGAGAGGTCGGCCTTGCGCTGGCGTTGCGCCGCGAGAAGACGCCGGCAGGTCTCGTCGACCGTGATGGTCGCGGGCGGCGTGCTGGGGGTACCCCCGCCTCCGGTGGTGGTCTCCACGGTGCACCCGATGGAGGCGGTCCCGAGGGCGGCGAAGGCGATGCAGGCGAGCGGGGCGAATCTCATCGCCGCATGGTGCCAGCGCGCGCGTCGTCCCGCAAAGCTCCCGTCCGCTGGCGCTGCGGTCGCGGTGCGGTCGCGCTGGTCGCTCCGTCGACCAGCACTGCGCGCGCGGTCAGCTCCGCGGCGCTCACCGAAGGTCGTCGAAGCCAGGCATAATCGTGTGGTATTCTTCCGCTGTTCCATGTCGGTGGACCCTCCCACGTTCGATCCCGAGGCGGCGGCGCGCGCGCGGGTCGGCTCGGCGCTCAACGCGAAGTGGACCCTCGACCACCTGCTTGGCGTGGGTGGCATGGCGAGCGTCTTCGCGGCCACGCATCGAAACGGCACCCGCGCCGCGGTCAAGATCCTCGCCGCCGATCTGCTGAACGACGTGTCCATTCGCGAGCGCTTCCTCCGCGAGGGGAAGATCGCCAACCGCGTCGAGCACCCGGCGCGCGTGGCGGTCGTCGACGACGACACGAGCGATCGGGGCGAGCCGTTCCTGGTGATGGAGCTGCTCCACGGCGAGACTCTCCACGACGCGCGGGTGGCGGCGGGTGGCACGCTCCCGCCCGAGCGCGCCCTCGAGATCTTCGACACCGTGCTCGACCTGCTCGCGCAGTGCCACGACGTCGGCGTGGTGCACCGTGACATCAAGCCGGCGAACATCTTCCTCTCCACCGACGGCGCCGTGAAGGTGCTCGACTTCGGCGTGGCCCGGCTGCGCGAGGGGCAGGCCAACACCGCCGACGCGACCCGAGCCGGCACCGCGATCGGTACGCCCTCGTACACGGCGCCCGAGCAAGCGCTCGGCCTCGTCGACCAGGTCGACGGGCGCTCCGACACCTGGTCGGTCGGCGCGTGCCTCTACACGGCGCTCACGGGGCACAAGCTGAACGACGCGCGCACCGAGGCGGAGTCTTTCGTGCTGGCCGCCACCCAGGCCGCGCCGTCGATCGCGAACGTCGCGCCCAACCTCCCGGTGGAGCTCGTCGCCTTCGTCGATCGCGCGCTCGCCTACGAGCGTGAGCGGCGCTTCCAAGACGCGCGCTCCATGCTCGGCGAGCTGCGCGGGCTCCTCGCGGCCCTGCGCGCGGGCCTCATGGGCGCCTCCGCCCCCGGCAAGGAAGCCCGGGGCATGAAGGTGCGCAGCAACGTCGTGGGGGCCGACGGAGAGGAGCTCTCCGAAGAGGGCAAGAAGGCCGTACGGGAACGTCTCACCCACATCTGGAAGCTCGTGGGGGTGTGCCTGTCGGACGTGCGCCAGTACGGGTGGAACCACCCGAACTCGGCGCGGAGCCTCCGCACGGGCTTCGAGCAGGCGGTCGACTCGCTGACCGCGTTCCCCAGCGACATCCTCTGGGACGTGGCGGTCGCCGGGTTCTTCTCCCACGGCGCGAGCATCTGGGCGCCAGACCGCATGCCGTTCGATCGCATCCCCTATCAGCTCTTCGGCGACGGCGTTCGACGCATCCAGCTACTCCCAGGCATCACCGAGGACGAGTTTCGCGATCTCGTGGCCATCTTCGTGCGCGAGGTGTCTGCGCTCACCTCCTCCGCGGAGGACGACTCGGTCACCGCGCTGTGGGACCGGCGCTTCGAGCACGTCGCGTACGTCGCGATCGACTCGTTCGCCTCCGGCGAGGGAGACGCGGACTCGATGGCCGACGCGATGGAGGTCACGCGGGAGCTCGCCCGGATGGCGGAGCTCGACCGCGACGAGCAGGACGACTCCCTCGCGAACCGCGCGGCGCAGCTCAACCTCGCCGCCCAGCTGAAGGCGAGCGGGGAGTCGGCGGCGGCGCTCTCGGTGGACCCCCTCACCCGGGCGACGCTCGGCGCTCAGATGAATCTGAGCGAGGACAAGTGGCGCGACCGCTTCGCGGACGCGTTCGCGGACGGCTACCTCCTCGCGAGGAACCGCGGCGACGCGCCAAAGCTCGACGACGCCCTCCGGGAGTGGACGGTAGACCAGCTCGCGCTCCACTCGCACGCCGCGGTGTTCGAGCTCTTCGAGGCACTGACGGGCGCGCTCGGCCAGCGGCGCCCCGATGAGCGCGAGGAGCTCGAGCAGGCGATCGCTCGCGTGATGCTGCCGTTCAGCACGCTCTCCGCGGTGTTCCAGGAGCTCGCCAAGCAATCACGCGACGAGAGCCTCGAGGTCGCGATCGACTCCTCGCTGATCGTCGGCGTCGCCAAGGCGCTCGACCTGCTCGGGAACGACTCGATGCTGCTCCCGTGCTGCTCATGCTATGATGGCGTCCGCTCCGAGCCGCTCCGAGCCGTCCTGCTCAAGTACATGAGGCGCTGGGTCAACGGAAACGAGGCGAAGCTCGGCGACCTCCTCGGGACGTGCGGGCCCGACCTCGGCGTGGCGATCCTCAAGCTCGTCGGCGCGGTGAACAGCGCTGCCGCGCTCGCGGCCCTCGACCGTGGCCTCACGAGCTCCCACCTCGCCGTGCGCCTCGAGGCGCTCATGCACATGGGCGACGAGAAGAAGGAGCAAGTGCGCGTCGAGGTGAAGGGCATGCTCGACAGCGACAAGGCCGAGGTGCGCCGCGAGACGCTGCGGCTCGTCGTGGGGCGTGGACTCGCGCTCGCCGGCCCGACGCTCGTGCTCCGCATCCAGGCTCCTACGTTTCACGACCTTCCGATCGAGGAGCGGCGCCTGTGGATGCGCTCCTTGTGGGAGCTGAACGCCGCTCGAGCAGACGCCGTGTGCTCGGAAGTGTTGATGAAATACCAGTTCGTGCCGACGGAGCGCGCGGAGGCGACCCGCGCCTTGGCGGCCGACATCCTGCGCGAATCGTCGTCCTCGGCGGAGGCCATCGAGGCGGCGACGTCGGCCGCCAAGAAGCGTTGGTGGAACTCCGACGCGGTGCGCGAGGCGGCCGAGCACGCGCTCGCGGCGATCGTGGCGCGTCGCTCGGGTGCCGCCACGGCGAGCGGGTCGCGGGGGGGCCCGTGACCATGGCGTCCGCTCCGAAGCCGGGCACCCCCAAGCGCACGGCTGCGCTCCGCGAGGCCTCGGCCGCGGTCGTCCAAGGCCTCTACCGCCTCGTGAAGGGCTGCCTTCTCCACACGAGCGCCAACAACGAGAGCGTGACGGCGTCGTCGAAGGCGCTCATCGAGTCGGTGCTCGAGTGCTGCCGGCACGCCTCGAGCGAAGACGTGACGGTGCTCTTCATGGGCGACGCCGTCTTCGTCAACGGGGCCATCCTCCGCACATCGCGTGAGGCGCACGCGATCGCGGTCGAGCTTGGCACGCTGCTCGCTTCCTGCAACGTGAAGGAGATCACGCTCGCGCGCGCGCTAGGCTCGGCGGACGTCGTCCTCCTCGGCGGGCGCCTGGCCGATGTCTGGCGCGACCGCTCTCTCGGCGCGCGCTTCCGTGAGGTGGCCATCCCGGGCGTCACCGTCTCGGAGGGCAAGTTCGAGGCGGGGGCCGTCGAAGAGCTGTCGCCGTCCGAGCGCGTGACGCGCACGTACGCGGCCGCCGTGATGACCGTGCGCTCGATGCTCGCCGAGGTCCAGCGCGGCGAGGATCGGCTGCCTCGCCGGGTGAAGCGCCTCGCCCAGAAGATCGTCGCGCACGCCGACGAGGACGGTCGACTCCTGGTCTCGCTCGCGTCGCAGGGCGGCCCGGCGGTCGACCCGTCCACCATCGCCGTCGGCACGGCGATCCTCACGGTGGCGATGGCGCGGCAGCTGACGACCGAGCGCGTGTTGCTCGCGAACGCCGCGATGGCCGCGCTTCTCTTGGACGCCGGCAAGGCCCGCCTCAGCGTCGGCATGGGGGGCGTGGCGCGCAAGCTGAACGACGACGAGCTCGACCTCGTGCCCGCCAGCTCGGTGGTCGTGGGCACCGCGATGGGCAAGCTCCACCCGCCCGCGCGACTGCGCGGCGCGCTCATGTTCGAGGCCTGGTGGCTCCGCCGCGCGCACCGGATGGGGCCGCTGTACGGTGGCCGTCGCACCGCCACCGTGCTGAGCCGAATCCTGTCGATCGCGCGGGCCTTCTGCGAGCTTCGCGCGGCGGGGCCCGAGGGGACGCTCAGCGTGGACGACGCGCTGCAGGTGCTGATGAACCGCGCGACCGAAGCCACCGAGAGCGCATTCGTGCGCCTCTTGGTCGGCGCGCTCGGGGTCTATCCGGCGGGCACCATGGTGGAGCTCAGCACCGGCGAGCTCGCGGTCGTCATGGCGACGCCGGAGCTGCCGATGAACTTCGCGCGGCCGCCCGTGAAGATCATGTACGACCGCGACGCGAAGCTCCTCGCGGAGCCGTTCGACGTCGACCTCGGGGTGCCGGCTGCCGGGGGCACGAAGTTCATCCTGCGCGCCGTGCACGCCGACGACCAACAGCTGCGCGCGATGCGCTCGTTCGTCGTCGCAGCGACCGCGGCGACCCGCCGCGCGGCTGTTCGCGATCCGCTCCGTGAGGCGCCCCCACCCACAGGGCGTCCACAGGAGGCGCAGGCCCCGCGGAGCCGGCCCTCGCCGACGAGCCCGAGCGCGGCCGCTTACGCGCGCCCCGAGGCGAGCGGCGTGCACGCCAGCGGCGTCCGCCGCCCCTCGGTCGAGCTGCCGCGCACCGACGTAAGCGAGCAGCGCCTGAGCGTGCCGCCCGCGAGCACGCCCGCCAGCGCGCCGCCCTCGAGCGCACCGCGTGTGAGCGGACCGCCACCTGTGAGCGGACCGCCCGTGAGCGCGCCACCGGTGAGCGCGCCACGCGTGAGCGCACCGGTGAGCGCGCCCGCGGACTCAGCGCCACGCCGCCTGTCGCGCGATCGGATCCCGCGCATCGAAGACCCTCGCAGCGAGCCGGAGCGCCCGCCCCTTGCGCGCCTCTCCGTAGCCACGGTGACGTCGCCCCGCGATCCCCGCCTCGATCCTCGCCTCGAGCCCGACGAGGCGCCGCCGCGCTCGGTGCCCGCCGTGCGCCGCGAGACCCCACCGCCGCTCTCCCGAAACGAGCCCGCGATCTCCGCGGGCGCCGCCGAGGTGCTCGCTCGTGGGGGCACGCCCGCGCCGCGCAGCGTGAAGCCGTCCCGCATCGACGAAGCGCTGGCCCGCGCGAGCGGCAAGCAGCCCGGCTCGGAGCGCCTACCTCTCCGCGACGAGCCTCGTGGCGAGAGCGTGCGGCTCGACGTTCGCAACGAGCCGACGCCCGCGCCCGCGCCCGCGCCCGCGCCGCGAGCGGCGCCCGCGCCGCGAGCGGCGCCCGTGCAGCAGGACCGCACAAACCAGGTGAGCTGGCAGGAGTACGCCGAGCGACTCACCAAGCCCGCGGCGCCGGAGCCCACGCCGCCGCCGGCCTCTGTGCGTCCGATCGCGGAGCCCACGCCGCCGCCACAGTCGTACGGCATCGCGAAGGCGGCCGTCGCCAAGCGGCCGGTGATCTCGCGCACCGACTCGACCGTGCCGCCGCCACCGTCGGTCGAGATCGTCAACGCGCCGCGCGCACCGTCACCTCCCGCGGCGGCGCCTGTCCCCGCGCAGCCCACCCGCGCCGGTGGGGAGCGCACGAGCCAGGTCAATTGGGAGCAGTACACCGACCGCCTGGCGAAGGCCGCGCGCAGCCCCGAGGACGT from Myxococcales bacterium harbors:
- a CDS encoding serine/threonine protein kinase, with product MSVDPPTFDPEAAARARVGSALNAKWTLDHLLGVGGMASVFAATHRNGTRAAVKILAADLLNDVSIRERFLREGKIANRVEHPARVAVVDDDTSDRGEPFLVMELLHGETLHDARVAAGGTLPPERALEIFDTVLDLLAQCHDVGVVHRDIKPANIFLSTDGAVKVLDFGVARLREGQANTADATRAGTAIGTPSYTAPEQALGLVDQVDGRSDTWSVGACLYTALTGHKLNDARTEAESFVLAATQAAPSIANVAPNLPVELVAFVDRALAYERERRFQDARSMLGELRGLLAALRAGLMGASAPGKEARGMKVRSNVVGADGEELSEEGKKAVRERLTHIWKLVGVCLSDVRQYGWNHPNSARSLRTGFEQAVDSLTAFPSDILWDVAVAGFFSHGASIWAPDRMPFDRIPYQLFGDGVRRIQLLPGITEDEFRDLVAIFVREVSALTSSAEDDSVTALWDRRFEHVAYVAIDSFASGEGDADSMADAMEVTRELARMAELDRDEQDDSLANRAAQLNLAAQLKASGESAAALSVDPLTRATLGAQMNLSEDKWRDRFADAFADGYLLARNRGDAPKLDDALREWTVDQLALHSHAAVFELFEALTGALGQRRPDEREELEQAIARVMLPFSTLSAVFQELAKQSRDESLEVAIDSSLIVGVAKALDLLGNDSMLLPCCSCYDGVRSEPLRAVLLKYMRRWVNGNEAKLGDLLGTCGPDLGVAILKLVGAVNSAAALAALDRGLTSSHLAVRLEALMHMGDEKKEQVRVEVKGMLDSDKAEVRRETLRLVVGRGLALAGPTLVLRIQAPTFHDLPIEERRLWMRSLWELNAARADAVCSEVLMKYQFVPTERAEATRALAADILRESSSSAEAIEAATSAAKKRWWNSDAVREAAEHALAAIVARRSGAATASGSRGGP
- a CDS encoding GMC family oxidoreductase, producing the protein MAMPSDTLAGPISASAAGAPPAPPAPGVSASSRAEVLTPAERRVALALAEAALPSLASLGGRMPGGSEATVARLDALLSKLGEPAARAARAGLWAAELWSVPRHGGRLSALPLDRRIRAVEAWGESPSRHERWALRALLTLVKSAHFDHPETYAHVGCAYAPSGPKVVERAAWRSQVTDGAAVTEDLELACEVVVIGTGAGGAAAAYELARRGRAVLLLEDGAFTTRADFDGRPTTAYKNMYLGLGSTVAFGNVAAPVMAGRGVGGSTTVNSGTCYRAPDATLARWGEEHGLTMLAAEHLSPYYERVESMLQVEVAPRAYLGGSARVIARGAERLGLAHGPLMRNAPGCDGQGLCCFGCPTGAKRSTDVSYVPEALKRGAELVTGARVQRVNVRDGRARGVTARLASGRTLEVRAEAVIVAAGTLQTPMLLADSGLCGRSGMLGKNLSIHPATKVMALFDETIDMSRGIPQSYAIDQYADEGLMFEGASAPLDVAAIAMPWVGRRFMEVVERYANLASFGLMIQDTSRGQVRRGPGGSPLITYDLNEHDLRRMQRGIEVLSDVFLRAGAERVLPMAHGCEEIRSQADLDRLRRMRLRAGDFEVTAYHPLGTCRMGTDPRRSCVGPDNEAHDVSGLFVTDGSAVPSSLGRNPQMTIMALALRAAEQLDGRLDRLGPVSPSRAAGEAGRVLAFEETMAGTFQRVGEATRRPISFSLRARSGPLTELARTTRVAIDGEVLAEGYGARCPLEGTLELDLLGAGELRYDFTFVANDGERARFLGKKTVRVAALAHTMTHLPAVLQDARGVTVATCEVVFDLRRDLAAFLRTFRLTAA